Proteins from one Niallia circulans genomic window:
- a CDS encoding methyl-accepting chemotaxis protein, with protein sequence MKKLNITWNLRAKLYTAFAIILLIPTIAVGFLSYNSAKNELENSLLKSAEENIKLLNSNIDNTLSPKVHDADFFSDLLTADMFKDGDKNSQGIQKFTQYIGLHPEVQSIYIGTTDGRMISYPETDLPSDYDPRERPWYQGGMDNNDVVVTSPYQDASTGDMVVTVTKKLNDGSGVMAIDINIKRLADTASSVNIGDDGYAILLDAQQLFIVNPKGEVGAKAEQSYYKELYKANSGIINYTADGNDSVMYYTTNELTGWKIAGTMYSSETEEAASPILNTTFLVIAVAVVIGAAIVMVIVRSIVIRVRALQKTAQKISSGDLTEDIKTNSNDEIGKLALSFIDMQASLRSLLGTVEHNAVQVAASAEELNASAVQTSEATEQVAEAIQEVAASAEKQTSGMEENIIALNRISAGTASISESTTAVSNLTRETTEKAETGGRSVKLTVDQMNLIHESVLDSNTVIHSLYDRSKEIGTILNVITAIAEQTNLLALNAAIEAARAGESGKGFAVVAEEVRKLAEQSQSSASQISDLIKAIQHDTESTVQKMATVVDNVQSGLSVSEDAIEKFDDILSSMKEISPKMTDVSNTIKEMLVVVKEVEATAYDVSDIAKSNAASSEEVAASTEEQLAAMEEISSSSHTLSVMADELHDIIKKYKY encoded by the coding sequence ATGAAAAAATTAAACATCACATGGAATCTAAGGGCAAAGCTTTACACAGCTTTTGCTATTATTCTTTTAATTCCAACAATAGCAGTGGGCTTCCTTTCCTACAATAGTGCTAAAAATGAACTAGAAAACAGTTTATTAAAAAGTGCCGAAGAAAATATTAAACTGCTTAATTCAAACATAGACAATACGCTTTCCCCAAAGGTGCATGATGCAGACTTTTTTAGTGATTTACTGACTGCAGACATGTTTAAAGACGGAGACAAAAATTCACAAGGCATCCAAAAGTTCACCCAATATATCGGATTACATCCTGAAGTACAGAGTATTTATATCGGTACTACAGATGGACGAATGATTTCTTATCCTGAAACGGATCTGCCAAGTGATTATGACCCTAGAGAAAGACCGTGGTATCAAGGTGGAATGGATAATAATGACGTAGTTGTTACAAGTCCTTATCAAGATGCAAGCACAGGAGATATGGTTGTTACTGTCACGAAAAAGCTAAATGACGGAAGTGGCGTTATGGCAATTGATATCAATATAAAAAGACTGGCAGACACAGCTAGTAGTGTGAATATCGGTGATGATGGATATGCCATCTTACTTGATGCACAGCAGCTCTTTATCGTGAATCCAAAAGGCGAAGTTGGTGCGAAGGCAGAGCAAAGCTATTATAAGGAGCTTTACAAAGCAAACAGCGGGATCATCAACTATACTGCTGACGGCAACGATAGTGTGATGTATTACACGACAAATGAGCTAACAGGCTGGAAAATAGCCGGCACTATGTATTCATCAGAAACAGAGGAAGCGGCTTCACCAATATTAAACACTACCTTCCTTGTGATTGCTGTAGCTGTAGTTATCGGTGCGGCAATTGTTATGGTGATAGTAAGATCGATTGTTATCAGAGTGAGAGCACTCCAAAAAACAGCACAGAAAATCAGCAGTGGTGATTTAACAGAAGATATTAAAACGAATTCGAACGATGAAATCGGCAAACTTGCTTTATCCTTCATTGATATGCAGGCAAGCTTAAGAAGTTTGTTAGGAACTGTTGAGCATAACGCCGTTCAAGTGGCTGCTTCAGCCGAAGAGCTTAACGCAAGTGCTGTACAGACAAGCGAAGCAACAGAACAAGTGGCTGAAGCAATTCAAGAGGTTGCAGCAAGTGCTGAAAAACAAACGTCAGGAATGGAAGAAAATATCATTGCATTAAACAGAATTTCGGCAGGGACTGCTTCCATTTCTGAAAGCACTACTGCTGTTTCCAACCTGACGAGAGAAACAACCGAAAAAGCGGAAACAGGCGGCCGTTCTGTTAAGCTGACTGTTGACCAAATGAATCTTATTCATGAATCAGTACTTGATTCAAACACAGTCATTCACTCCTTGTATGACCGCTCTAAAGAAATCGGGACTATCTTAAACGTCATTACAGCAATAGCAGAACAGACAAATCTTCTAGCATTAAATGCAGCCATCGAAGCTGCAAGAGCAGGAGAATCTGGCAAAGGTTTTGCCGTTGTTGCTGAAGAAGTCCGGAAACTCGCTGAACAGTCCCAAAGCTCAGCAAGTCAGATTTCAGATTTAATTAAAGCCATCCAGCACGATACAGAAAGCACTGTTCAAAAAATGGCTACTGTCGTTGACAACGTTCAAAGTGGTCTGTCTGTATCAGAGGATGCGATTGAAAAGTTTGATGATATTCTTTCCAGCATGAAGGAAATATCACCAAAAATGACTGACGTATCTAACACAATTAAGGAAATGCTTGTAGTCGTTAAGGAAGTAGAAGCTACAGCTTATGATGTGTCAGATATTGCCAAAAGCAATGCAGCCTCATCAGAAGAGGTCGCTGCATCAACAGAAGAACAGCTTGCAGCAATGGAGGAGATTTCATCATCCTCCCATACACTCTCTGTAATGGCAGATGAGCTACACGACATTATAAAAAAATATAAATATTAA
- a CDS encoding ATP-binding protein, with amino-acid sequence MEKASIDFKSLKQKCLENGLNPTAMTVFSERLNKEELLQKHMEYQEILDVVVYFLDKFLDSLKEMPIIASVCDAEGYLLRNLGHEQSMRNAEIIGIAEGVLFKEEDCGIDAISLSLKHKKSVEIVGYQHFHTHLHTKACYAVPIMDWTEDKVIGTISIMTELEHASPLMLTLLSTVNQTIEREIDLIRQNHELNILNKIIMDTTRNGILVAAQSGRLLDFNAFAEHITGWKKEDIVGASILDLKYFGEYLQNVLNTKRPYTDIEISFTREKDNETLIFLLDCFPIFLNNGTLVGAFAQFRDFTDRKKTEQLLLNSEKLTAVGQMAASVAHEIRNPLTTIQGFIQYLENDFNKKAHYDLIMSELKRINFIVGEFLILSKPHAVHFVKQDLQKIMDETVSLFQASANMNNILMERNYNEDSILLQCDENQLKQVFMNVFKNSVEAMPYGGTIKILTDVTEEKEAIIQIEDNGIGMTSAQIKKLGLPFYTTKDTGTGLGYMVIFKIIEQHKGHLHIESAVNQGTTIEIRLPLADE; translated from the coding sequence ATGGAGAAAGCATCTATTGATTTTAAATCACTTAAACAAAAGTGCCTGGAAAATGGACTAAATCCAACTGCAATGACAGTTTTTTCGGAAAGGCTGAATAAAGAGGAATTACTTCAAAAGCATATGGAGTACCAGGAAATCTTGGATGTCGTTGTGTATTTTCTCGATAAATTCCTCGATTCTTTAAAGGAGATGCCGATTATCGCTTCTGTCTGTGATGCAGAGGGATATTTGCTGAGGAATCTTGGTCATGAACAGAGCATGCGGAATGCAGAAATAATCGGTATTGCTGAAGGTGTACTCTTTAAAGAAGAAGATTGTGGCATTGATGCCATTTCCTTGTCATTGAAGCATAAAAAAAGCGTTGAAATTGTTGGATATCAGCATTTTCATACACATCTTCATACGAAAGCCTGTTATGCAGTCCCTATTATGGATTGGACGGAGGATAAGGTTATTGGGACCATTTCCATTATGACAGAGCTTGAACATGCAAGCCCTCTGATGCTGACACTTCTGTCCACTGTGAATCAGACAATTGAAAGGGAAATCGATTTAATTAGGCAAAACCATGAGTTAAATATTTTGAACAAGATTATCATGGATACGACAAGGAATGGAATATTAGTAGCTGCCCAAAGTGGCAGGCTGCTTGATTTCAATGCATTTGCAGAACATATAACTGGATGGAAAAAAGAGGATATTGTCGGTGCGAGCATTTTGGATCTAAAGTATTTTGGAGAATATTTGCAGAATGTGCTTAACACGAAAAGACCTTATACAGATATTGAAATTTCCTTTACGAGAGAAAAGGATAATGAGACCCTTATTTTCTTGCTTGATTGCTTCCCAATCTTTCTGAACAACGGGACGCTTGTGGGTGCATTTGCTCAATTCAGGGATTTTACTGATCGCAAGAAAACAGAACAGCTTTTATTGAATTCAGAAAAGCTGACTGCTGTCGGACAGATGGCTGCAAGTGTTGCACACGAAATTCGGAATCCGCTCACTACGATACAAGGATTTATCCAGTACTTAGAAAATGACTTCAATAAAAAAGCCCATTATGACCTGATAATGTCTGAGTTAAAACGAATTAATTTTATTGTAGGGGAATTTTTAATTCTTTCTAAGCCGCATGCTGTTCATTTTGTTAAACAAGACTTGCAGAAGATTATGGATGAAACAGTTTCCTTGTTCCAGGCAAGTGCCAATATGAACAATATCTTAATGGAAAGAAATTATAACGAGGATAGTATACTACTCCAATGTGATGAAAACCAATTAAAGCAAGTTTTCATGAACGTTTTTAAAAACAGTGTGGAAGCAATGCCATATGGAGGAACGATCAAAATTCTTACAGATGTGACAGAGGAAAAGGAAGCAATTATTCAAATTGAGGATAATGGTATTGGTATGACCTCTGCGCAAATCAAAAAACTCGGACTTCCATTTTACACGACAAAGGATACGGGAACAGGATTAGGCTATATGGTGATATTCAAAATTATTGAACAGCATAAAGGTCATCTTCATATTGAGAGTGCTGTTAATCAAGGAACGACTATTGAAATTAGACTTCCGCTTGCAGATGAATAA
- the dpaA gene encoding dipicolinic acid synthetase subunit A, which produces MIDNSTILIIGGDQRQLQVIDKLAKTAGKIILTGFDQIQLEYVNVSKQRLSEVDFSSVDKILLPIPGIATDGKAESKFASEEIFLTEEMFRQTKEYCKIYSGIITPFLEYIKKTTGRSIIPIFSRNDVAILNSIPTAEGTLKIAIEETDYTMHGANVVVLGFGRVGMTVARLFANVGANVSVAVRETADKARVQEMGLKPIIFHALSEEIAQQNICINTVPFHVVTKDLIDAMSAQAFIIDLASKPGGTDFAYAKEKGIKAIHALGLPAKVAPTTAGEIIADIVLE; this is translated from the coding sequence ATGATTGACAACTCTACAATCCTGATTATTGGCGGTGATCAACGCCAGCTTCAAGTGATTGATAAGCTTGCCAAAACAGCTGGAAAGATTATTTTAACAGGTTTTGATCAAATACAGCTGGAGTATGTTAATGTCAGCAAACAACGACTTTCTGAAGTCGATTTCAGCAGTGTGGACAAAATCCTTTTGCCTATCCCTGGTATTGCAACTGATGGAAAAGCAGAATCCAAGTTTGCAAGTGAGGAAATTTTTTTAACAGAGGAAATGTTTCGGCAGACAAAAGAGTATTGCAAAATCTATTCAGGCATTATTACCCCATTTCTGGAATACATAAAAAAAACAACAGGCAGAAGCATCATCCCTATCTTTTCACGCAATGATGTCGCAATTTTGAACTCGATCCCAACTGCTGAAGGAACATTAAAGATTGCCATAGAAGAAACAGACTATACGATGCATGGTGCCAATGTAGTAGTATTAGGCTTTGGCAGGGTTGGTATGACCGTTGCCCGCCTTTTTGCAAATGTCGGTGCCAATGTCAGTGTTGCCGTAAGAGAAACAGCTGACAAAGCGCGTGTACAGGAAATGGGCCTAAAGCCAATCATATTTCATGCATTATCTGAAGAGATCGCACAGCAAAACATTTGTATTAATACCGTTCCCTTTCATGTTGTCACAAAAGACCTGATTGATGCCATGTCAGCACAAGCCTTCATTATTGATCTTGCCTCAAAGCCCGGTGGAACAGATTTTGCTTATGCAAAGGAAAAAGGTATAAAGGCCATTCATGCTCTCGGTCTGCCAGCGAAGGTTGCACCAACTACTGCAGGGGAAATCATTGCCGATATTGTCCTCGAATAG
- a CDS encoding aldo/keto reductase has translation MKYRKLGNTGLEVSEVSFGTWAIGGSWGQTNDVEALKSLDLAIGEGVNFFDTADVYGNGHSEELLAKATKGKENDIHIATKFCRSGDIHSADTYTYENVQTFCENSLRRLNREAIDLYQIHCPPLEILRDGRVFEVLDRLKKEGKIKHYGVSVETVEEGLVCLNHKSVAALQVIFNIFRQKPLEALLPKAKQNGTGILVRLPLASGLLTGKFSQGHRFEQDDHRAFNENGESFNIGETFAGLGFSKGVELADDLRWIAKGRQSMASASLRWILDHEEVSCIIPGFKNEQQVKGNLVALEERSFSPAEITRLQEFYQQKVKNSIRGPY, from the coding sequence ATGAAATATAGAAAGCTGGGGAACACAGGTTTAGAGGTAAGTGAAGTAAGTTTTGGGACTTGGGCGATTGGTGGCTCTTGGGGGCAAACAAATGATGTCGAAGCTCTTAAATCGCTTGATCTGGCAATAGGAGAAGGTGTGAATTTCTTTGATACAGCCGATGTCTATGGAAATGGACATAGTGAAGAGCTGCTTGCGAAGGCGACTAAGGGTAAGGAAAATGACATTCACATTGCGACGAAATTTTGCCGGAGCGGAGATATTCATTCAGCTGACACCTACACATATGAAAATGTTCAGACCTTTTGCGAAAACAGCTTGAGGCGCTTGAACAGAGAGGCTATCGACTTGTATCAGATTCATTGTCCGCCACTTGAAATCCTTCGGGATGGCCGTGTTTTTGAAGTTTTGGACCGTTTGAAAAAGGAAGGGAAAATTAAGCACTATGGCGTCAGTGTAGAAACAGTGGAAGAAGGATTAGTATGCCTCAATCATAAAAGTGTTGCTGCACTGCAAGTCATCTTTAATATCTTCCGTCAAAAGCCATTAGAAGCACTTTTGCCAAAAGCAAAGCAGAATGGCACCGGAATTTTGGTGCGCTTGCCTCTTGCGAGCGGGCTGTTAACAGGGAAATTTTCGCAAGGGCATCGTTTTGAACAGGACGATCATCGAGCATTTAATGAAAATGGCGAGTCTTTTAATATTGGCGAGACATTTGCTGGCCTTGGTTTTTCAAAGGGAGTTGAGCTGGCAGACGACCTTCGCTGGATTGCTAAAGGTCGCCAATCAATGGCATCCGCTTCTTTAAGATGGATACTTGATCATGAAGAGGTATCTTGTATCATCCCAGGTTTCAAAAATGAGCAGCAAGTAAAGGGTAACTTAGTGGCGTTGGAAGAGAGGTCCTTTTCTCCGGCAGAAATAACAAGGCTGCAGGAGTTTTATCAACAAAAAGTGAAAAACAGCATTAGGGGACCATATTAA
- the xylB gene encoding xylulokinase — MKYCLGVDLGTSAVKILLVDKGGNVVHEVSKSYPLIHEKSGYSEQDPEEWVQKTLAGLTDIMEVFEGEKEDIEGISFSGQMHGLVLLNEEKHVLRNAILWNDTRTTEQCQIIIDKAGDKLLEITKNPALEGFTLPKLLWVKQYEKEIFNKAAVFMLPKDYLRFRLTGNIHTEYSDAAGTLLLDISKKEWSTELCELFGIDSRLCPPLVESHAFVGTVTADVTKKTGLSCKVFAGGADNACGAIGAGILADGKTLCSIGTSGVVLSYEEKADKDFEGKVHYFNHGEENAYYTMGVTLAAGHSLSWFKETFAENIGFDELLEDLNNVPIGANGLVFTPYLAGERTPHPDAAIRASFIGMDAAHKRRDFVRAVLEGITFSLNESIEIFRANGKTINKIISIGGGAKNDDWLQMQADIFKASVQKLSSEQGPGMGAAMLAAVGAGWFQSLQECAEKMLQPVKEFEPIQENVTRYEELYRIYQTVYSQTKTLSEELSQFRK; from the coding sequence ATGAAGTATTGCTTAGGAGTTGATTTAGGTACAAGTGCTGTGAAGATTTTGCTTGTAGATAAAGGGGGAAATGTTGTTCATGAAGTATCAAAATCTTATCCGCTTATTCATGAAAAATCGGGCTATAGTGAACAGGACCCAGAGGAATGGGTTCAGAAAACGCTTGCAGGTTTAACGGACATAATGGAAGTGTTTGAAGGCGAGAAAGAGGATATTGAAGGCATCAGCTTTTCAGGGCAAATGCATGGCCTTGTTTTGTTAAATGAGGAGAAGCACGTATTGCGGAACGCAATACTATGGAATGATACGAGAACGACAGAGCAGTGCCAAATTATTATTGACAAAGCCGGGGACAAATTGCTTGAGATCACAAAAAACCCAGCATTGGAAGGCTTTACCCTGCCTAAGCTGCTTTGGGTTAAGCAATATGAAAAAGAGATATTCAATAAAGCAGCTGTTTTCATGCTGCCAAAGGATTATTTGCGCTTTAGGCTGACTGGAAACATACATACAGAATACTCAGATGCAGCAGGCACCTTGCTTTTGGATATAAGTAAAAAGGAGTGGAGTACAGAGCTTTGTGAACTGTTCGGAATTGATAGCCGCCTTTGTCCGCCACTTGTAGAGTCACATGCCTTTGTTGGTACTGTTACGGCCGATGTTACGAAGAAAACAGGTTTATCCTGCAAAGTGTTCGCTGGTGGCGCTGACAATGCTTGTGGCGCGATTGGGGCAGGCATACTAGCAGATGGAAAAACACTTTGCAGCATCGGCACATCTGGTGTCGTTCTTTCCTACGAAGAAAAAGCAGACAAGGATTTTGAAGGTAAGGTACATTATTTCAATCATGGTGAGGAAAATGCCTACTATACGATGGGGGTAACATTGGCGGCAGGGCACAGCTTGAGCTGGTTTAAAGAAACGTTTGCTGAAAATATTGGGTTTGATGAACTGCTGGAAGACCTTAATAATGTTCCGATTGGGGCAAATGGATTGGTGTTTACTCCTTATTTGGCGGGAGAAAGAACGCCGCATCCTGATGCAGCAATTCGCGCCAGCTTTATTGGTATGGATGCTGCCCACAAACGGAGGGATTTTGTTCGTGCAGTGCTGGAAGGAATCACCTTCTCATTAAATGAGTCGATTGAAATATTTCGGGCGAACGGAAAGACAATCAACAAGATAATCTCGATTGGCGGCGGAGCCAAAAATGATGACTGGCTGCAGATGCAGGCAGATATCTTTAAGGCAAGCGTGCAAAAGCTATCAAGTGAACAGGGTCCTGGCATGGGTGCGGCAATGCTTGCAGCAGTTGGTGCGGGCTGGTTTCAGTCCCTTCAGGAATGCGCTGAAAAAATGCTGCAGCCTGTGAAGGAATTTGAGCCAATTCAAGAGAATGTTACACGGTATGAAGAGCTATATCGAATTTATCAAACGGTATATAGTCAAACAAAAACGCTGTCTGAGGAGTTATCACAGTTTCGAAAGTAA
- the xylA gene encoding xylose isomerase, with product MAYFENINQIKYEGPTSKNPFSFKYYNPEEIVNGASMEEQLRFSVAYWHTFTADGTDPFGSGTAIRPWNHLKGLDLAKARVEAAFELFEKLNAPFFCFHDSDIAPEGNTLKETYDNLDPIVAMIKEYMKTSKTKLLWNTANMFTHPRYVHGAATSNNADVFAYAAAKVKKGLEIGKELGAENYVFWGGREGYDTLLNTDMKLEQDNLARFFHMAIDYAKEIDFNVPFLIEPKPKEPTKHQYDFDVATGLAFLQKYDLKDHFKFNIEANHATLAGHTFEHELRVARINGMLGSVDANQGDTLIGWDTDEFPTDLYSTTLAMYEILMNGGLGKGGLNFDAKVRRGSFEAEDLFHAHIAGMDSFAIGLKVANKLIEDRVLEDFIADRYASFNEGIGLDIVEGRTNLHKLEQYALTAGEVTNKSGRQERLKAIVNQYLLETLSTVRV from the coding sequence ATGGCGTATTTTGAAAACATTAATCAAATAAAGTATGAGGGTCCTACATCGAAAAATCCTTTTTCTTTTAAGTATTATAATCCAGAGGAAATCGTAAATGGCGCTTCCATGGAGGAGCAGCTCCGTTTCTCTGTTGCATACTGGCACACATTCACAGCGGACGGCACAGACCCGTTCGGAAGCGGTACAGCAATCCGCCCTTGGAATCACTTAAAAGGTCTTGATTTGGCAAAAGCTCGTGTTGAAGCAGCTTTTGAATTATTTGAAAAACTGAACGCTCCGTTTTTCTGCTTTCATGATTCTGATATTGCACCAGAAGGAAATACATTAAAAGAAACATATGATAATCTGGATCCAATTGTTGCGATGATTAAAGAATATATGAAAACAAGCAAAACAAAACTGCTTTGGAATACTGCTAATATGTTTACACACCCACGATATGTGCACGGTGCAGCAACTTCCAATAATGCGGATGTGTTTGCATACGCTGCAGCAAAAGTAAAAAAAGGTCTTGAAATCGGCAAGGAATTAGGTGCAGAAAACTATGTGTTCTGGGGTGGCCGCGAAGGGTATGACACATTGCTGAACACTGATATGAAATTAGAGCAAGACAACCTGGCTCGTTTCTTCCATATGGCCATTGATTATGCGAAGGAAATTGACTTTAATGTTCCGTTCCTTATTGAGCCGAAGCCAAAAGAGCCGACAAAGCATCAGTATGATTTTGATGTAGCGACAGGATTGGCATTCCTGCAGAAATATGATCTCAAAGATCACTTTAAGTTTAATATTGAAGCAAACCATGCGACGCTTGCCGGTCACACTTTCGAGCATGAATTGCGAGTGGCGAGAATAAACGGCATGCTTGGCTCTGTTGATGCCAATCAAGGGGATACACTGATTGGCTGGGATACAGACGAATTCCCAACTGATTTGTACAGCACGACTTTGGCAATGTATGAAATTTTAATGAATGGCGGACTTGGCAAAGGCGGCTTAAACTTTGATGCGAAGGTTCGCAGAGGTTCCTTTGAGGCAGAAGATCTTTTCCATGCCCATATTGCGGGAATGGATTCATTTGCTATCGGTCTTAAGGTGGCAAATAAGCTGATTGAGGACAGAGTGCTGGAAGACTTTATTGCCGATCGTTATGCAAGCTTTAATGAAGGAATTGGTCTTGATATTGTCGAAGGTAGAACGAATCTCCATAAATTAGAGCAATATGCGCTCACAGCTGGGGAAGTAACAAATAAATCAGGCCGTCAAGAGCGTTTAAAAGCGATTGTGAATCAATATTTACTGGAAACTTTATCAACTGTTCGCGTATAA
- a CDS encoding ROK family transcriptional regulator, translating into MPITWNQQLVKKENKSLVLSQIINHAPLSRADIAQRSGLNKGTVSSLVAELIEEKLINESGPGESSGGRRPVMLHFNHGAGHTIGIDLGVNYILGVLTDLSGNIIVHKNESYKNISYEDTMSRVVNIIKALISAAPPSPYNIVGIGVGTPGIVDKKGILLLAPNLGWHDIPFQTELERIFQIPVIVENEANTGAYGEKRFGVGQHADNLIYISAGIGIGAGIIINGELYSGFTGYSGEVGHMTIDRNGVKCTCGNKGCWELYASEQALLSKYYSKNLKKENGLDDIISLAKQGNKEVLETLAEIGENLALGIINIIHAFNPEQIIIGNRLASCKQWLEPKVKEVIQQYTSPFNQTDIRIDFSNPIMPVSAIGASAFSAEAFLKAQLEIK; encoded by the coding sequence ATGCCAATCACTTGGAACCAACAGCTCGTTAAAAAAGAAAACAAATCACTTGTACTTTCGCAAATAATCAATCATGCTCCCCTCTCTCGTGCAGATATTGCTCAGCGTTCTGGTCTTAATAAAGGCACTGTTTCCTCGCTTGTAGCAGAGCTCATTGAAGAAAAACTTATTAATGAATCTGGTCCAGGCGAATCAAGCGGCGGCAGACGCCCCGTCATGCTCCACTTTAATCATGGAGCTGGCCATACAATTGGAATCGACCTTGGTGTCAATTACATCCTCGGCGTACTAACAGACTTGAGCGGCAATATTATTGTCCATAAAAATGAATCGTATAAAAACATATCCTATGAAGATACGATGAGCCGCGTAGTAAATATAATCAAGGCCTTAATAAGCGCTGCCCCTCCCTCCCCTTACAATATTGTTGGAATTGGAGTAGGCACACCAGGTATCGTCGATAAAAAAGGCATACTTTTACTTGCACCCAACCTAGGCTGGCACGACATCCCTTTTCAAACAGAACTGGAGAGAATCTTTCAAATACCAGTTATTGTTGAAAACGAAGCGAACACTGGTGCTTATGGAGAAAAACGGTTTGGAGTTGGTCAGCATGCTGACAACTTGATATACATTAGCGCAGGTATCGGTATTGGTGCTGGCATTATTATTAATGGCGAGCTTTACAGTGGATTTACCGGCTATTCTGGTGAAGTCGGACATATGACAATTGACAGAAATGGTGTTAAATGTACATGCGGCAACAAAGGCTGCTGGGAGCTTTATGCTTCAGAACAGGCTTTACTGTCAAAATATTACAGCAAGAACCTCAAAAAGGAAAACGGTTTGGATGATATCATCAGCCTTGCAAAACAAGGAAACAAAGAAGTTCTTGAGACATTAGCAGAAATAGGTGAAAACCTGGCTCTCGGGATTATTAATATCATTCATGCCTTCAATCCAGAACAAATCATTATCGGAAATCGGCTCGCTTCCTGTAAACAATGGCTCGAACCAAAAGTAAAGGAAGTCATCCAGCAATATACTTCCCCCTTTAATCAGACAGATATCAGAATTGATTTCTCTAATCCAATTATGCCAGTTTCAGCAATTGGAGCATCAGCTTTTTCGGCAGAGGCGTTTTTGAAAGCACAGCTTGAAATTAAGTAA
- a CDS encoding YesL family protein encodes MWAKSMGKLFIACEWITKAAYLNIIWMVYTIAGLLVFGFMPATTALFAVIRKWLLRETDIPVWRTFHTIYKQEFIKANLLGLFLMVICAILCLDYWFLQYTDGVIKGMMTGLLLLLSAVFLTLLGYFFPIFVHYDLKLGDHLKYALLLGAYHLHITLLMLVLTIATVCLLLYMPGLIPFYGGISIAWIWMAGGSYSFRLIEKKGGKGLAV; translated from the coding sequence ATGTGGGCAAAGTCGATGGGTAAACTATTCATTGCATGTGAGTGGATCACGAAGGCAGCTTACCTTAATATCATTTGGATGGTGTATACAATAGCAGGTCTGCTTGTATTCGGTTTCATGCCTGCGACCACAGCTCTGTTTGCGGTGATAAGGAAATGGCTGCTAAGAGAAACAGATATACCTGTGTGGAGGACATTTCATACTATCTATAAACAGGAATTTATCAAAGCGAATCTATTAGGGCTTTTCCTGATGGTCATTTGTGCGATTCTTTGTTTGGATTATTGGTTTCTTCAATATACAGATGGCGTAATCAAAGGGATGATGACAGGTTTGCTGTTGCTGCTGTCAGCTGTTTTTCTCACACTGCTAGGATACTTTTTCCCTATTTTTGTCCATTATGACTTAAAGCTTGGCGACCATCTTAAATATGCCCTGCTCCTTGGGGCGTATCATCTTCACATCACACTACTCATGCTGGTTCTTACAATAGCGACAGTTTGTCTTTTGTTATATATGCCTGGGCTAATACCGTTTTACGGTGGAATTTCTATTGCGTGGATATGGATGGCAGGAGGGAGCTACAGCTTTAGGTTGATTGAGAAAAAAGGGGGGAAAGGACTGGCTGTTTAG